TATACCTTCCCCCCATTTTTTTAAATGGTTCCATATTCAAATCAAGATCTTTCAATTTAATTGTTGAATTTTTAGTAAACATATACCTTTTCCCGAGCTCGCTGCTGAATAGATAGCACCGCCCTCCCCACTCATCAAAATAAATCCGCAGCCTATTATTTTTACTAAGTTCTTTTTCAATGATTTGCCGAAATTGATATTTATACGAGAGCGGGTAAAAGTTGTTATATGTATCGAGAGTATAAAATCCGTTGTATTGAGCGATGGCAGGATGAAGCCCGAGACTTGCAACTCTGTAATCCTCAACAGGCATGCCGATATGTTTTTTAATTTCGGCGAATTGTTCCTCTGCGTAGAATTCTTTTACAGATGGTTTATTTTGATAGATAATTTCATCGTTAAAGCTGCCAAGCAAAAATACCTGAGCTAGAATACACGCCCCGATTACCCATTTTCTCCGGAATTCACTGTATAAAATTTTTAGTCCGAGAGCGAATCCAATATAAATAACGATAGGACGCAAAAAGTGAAATCTAGCAAAGTTGAAGGTATCCAAGAAATGAAAACGTTCCGTTAAAGGAAGCCAGCCCTTATAAAACCAGAAGGCATACCATGCTGATAAACAGAAATTGAAGCTTAATAAAAAGACAAAAGGCTTTTCAAGTTTCCATTTTCTTTTACGGATAATTATGTATAGAGCAATCAGAGTGACCGGCAGGATAATCAGGCCATGAACGGTCATAACATGTGTATGGCCTAATACAAAGTTCTTAAATGTGAGCCTTATGACTCGCCATAAAGGAAGTCTCGCATGAAAGTATTCATCACGGCTATTTGGTTCAGATGAAAATAAAAAGGAATAGATTAATCGGTATTCAACTATAAAAAAGACAAGTGTCATGTATCCGATGGAGACAAGAAAAGGGAAATTCCATTTCTTGTCTTTCATCACATCCACTATCCATAGAATACCCATAGCCGCTAAAAAAAAGAAAAAACCTAAGACGAAGCTTGAGTAAAAAGGAAGCAAGGTTAAAACAGCAATGCAGCGCCAAGAATGATTACCCTTTCTGATATTTAAAAAGGCCCATAAAGCAAGAGGCATTCCAAGCGTACTGAGCATCCCCTGGGGCCAGAAAGGTGTCAGGGCAAATGTTAAGGCAGTCCCTGCGATAATAAATAGATATTTCCTTTCTTTCATAAAATGGTCCTTCAAGAGAAGAAACATGCCCAAAAAGGCAAAAACTCTTGTTATAGATTGAGATAATGCATAAGCTGACATAGTCGGAAACCAATAATAAAGCCAGATTTGAAGATTCCATTCTGAACCGAGCGCATTTCTTGGGAGTCCGTTTATGATTTTCGGCAAAGTTCCATCCAGTCCGCTGAAGAGATAACCATTTTCGGTCAGTACTTTATACCAGGCAAGGTTAGAATCCAGGTTATCATGAATGCGAATGTGCGCATTTTCGTTTAGGATATAAAGTGGTGACACATATAAAGCAATTGCCAACATGCATAAAAAGATCAAAATGCGTTCAATTTTTTTATTCATTTTTTGTTCCATAAATTCACCTCGGGGATAAAGCAGGTGTGTTTTCTTTAATTTTTACAACTTCAGATAAAATATTCCATGTTTATTTCCGTATAAAAAAAGACTTGTTTTCACAAGTCCTTCTCGATTTTATTCATTGCTGTCAGAAAAATAAGGATTAAATCCAAGGTTTTTTCTAATTTCATCTGTTATTATGAGCTGTTCGTTCAAACGGAGCTCCTTATCAGATACAGTTTGTACACTGCCGTCATAATGCAAAGGCTTTTGTTCCATAATATATCACCCTTTACCTATTTGTGTCTATTGCGCCATTTAAAGTAAGTATTTTGCTTATTTTTGAATATTTTCCCTATTAATAAAAACATGTGCATCCTATTTATTAAATAGGATGCACATGTTTTTATTAATTATGATGGCTTACTGCATTAGATGCAGAGGTGCGATTTAGATCACGAACTTTTTTTATATTGATCCTTATTAGAAGAGAAATTGCTAAAGCAGCAACAAATGCACTTGCAAAAATATAGAGGGTCAAGGAATAGCTGTCAGTCGTTTCTCTGATCCATGAAACAACAAGAGGACCTGCCAGTCCTGCAGCCGCCCATGCCGTCAGAATATATCCATGGATAGCCCCAAGCTGTTTTGTGCCAAAAAGATCGCCAATATAAGCTGGAATGGAAGCAAATCCTCCTCCATAGCAGGTTAATATTAAGAAGATAAGGGCCTGGAATACGATGGCGTTTGTGACATTAGGCAGTAAAAGAAATGCAGCGGTTTGAATGGCAAAGAAAGCAGTATAGACGTTAGGACGGCCAATATAGTCTGATACAGATGCCCACCCTATTCGTCCAAAGCCATTAAATAACCCCATAATACCTACCATAGCAGCGGCTGCAGCTGTGCTTAAACCTGCAATATCCTGAGCCATCGGGGATGCTACTGATATTATTGCAATTCCACAGGTAACATTGATAAAAAGCATTCCCCACAAAGCCCAAAAACGCAGTGTTTTGACCGCTTCATTTGCTGTCATCTGTGACAGATCACTCTTTACAATTTCTGCGGCAGGCTGATTCCCTTTCTTATTTACAGGTATCCATCCCTCAGGAGGAGGAGCAAGATAAAGCGATGATGAGATCATGATGATAAAATAGACGGTTCCAAGTATATAAAAAGTCCTGTCTATTCCAACACTTGATATGAGGGATGCTATAACAGGACTGGCAATTAGAGATGCAAACCCAAAGCCCATTATGGCAAGTCCGGTCGCAAGTCCTCTTCTATCGGGAAACCATTTAACTAATGAGGAAACCGGGGTAATATATCCGATGCCAAGCCCAATGCCTCCAAGTACTCCATAAAAAAAATACAAAAGATACAAAGAACCAATACTTTCAGCAAAACCTGCTCCTATTAATCCTGCTGCAAAACATAGCGTAGAAACAAGACCGGAAGCTCTTGGTCCATATTTTTCAACAAAATGTCCCATAAATGCCGCAGATAATCCTAAAAACAGAATCGCAATGCTGAATGTAAGAGAGATTTCTCTTAACCCCCAATTATGCTCATCTCTGAGGGGATTGGTAAATACACTCCACGAATAAACAGAGCCAATTGAAATGTGGATCCCTACCGCCGCTGCTGCGATCAGCCAGCGATTTTTCGTTTTCGTCATTTTTTTCTCCTCTTTTCTGAGCATTAGGGTGAAGGCAGACACTTTGGTTGTCTGCCCTCATTTCCTTATTCCAGAGTTTCATTTTTATGACGCGCTTGATTTTCTTTACTTTGCGTGGTTTTTTCAATGTGCTCGGTCTCCTGACCCATTCCCTTCAAGAAACTGATCAGCATTGTGACTGCGCGGTTTACTTCAGGATCCTTCAGCGAGCGGGCAATGTCAAAATAGCTCGTTTTTTCTGATGGATTTTTATTTTCAGCCACTCTTGCAATTCCCGCATTCACTTTTAATAAAAATGGTTCCAGCTGCTTGACATTGATCATGCCAAGGACCCCTGTCATTAAAAGCAGATTTTTTAAACTGTTGGTTGTTTCTTTTTTATCTACTGTTTTAACTAAAATGTCCATTACTTTGTCACCCTGTCCGAATAAACCCTTTAATAAGGGCAAAATCCCTCT
The window above is part of the Metabacillus dongyingensis genome. Proteins encoded here:
- a CDS encoding DUF6044 family protein; the encoded protein is MEQKMNKKIERILIFLCMLAIALYVSPLYILNENAHIRIHDNLDSNLAWYKVLTENGYLFSGLDGTLPKIINGLPRNALGSEWNLQIWLYYWFPTMSAYALSQSITRVFAFLGMFLLLKDHFMKERKYLFIIAGTALTFALTPFWPQGMLSTLGMPLALWAFLNIRKGNHSWRCIAVLTLLPFYSSFVLGFFFFLAAMGILWIVDVMKDKKWNFPFLVSIGYMTLVFFIVEYRLIYSFLFSSEPNSRDEYFHARLPLWRVIRLTFKNFVLGHTHVMTVHGLIILPVTLIALYIIIRKRKWKLEKPFVFLLSFNFCLSAWYAFWFYKGWLPLTERFHFLDTFNFARFHFLRPIVIYIGFALGLKILYSEFRRKWVIGACILAQVFLLGSFNDEIIYQNKPSVKEFYAEEQFAEIKKHIGMPVEDYRVASLGLHPAIAQYNGFYTLDTYNNFYPLSYKYQFRQIIEKELSKNNRLRIYFDEWGGRCYLFSSELGKRYMFTKNSTIKLKDLDLNMEPFKKMGGRYIFSSLPIEHPEKNHLILDHVFHSHESVWRIYLYKVK
- a CDS encoding OFA family MFS transporter; amino-acid sequence: MTKTKNRWLIAAAAVGIHISIGSVYSWSVFTNPLRDEHNWGLREISLTFSIAILFLGLSAAFMGHFVEKYGPRASGLVSTLCFAAGLIGAGFAESIGSLYLLYFFYGVLGGIGLGIGYITPVSSLVKWFPDRRGLATGLAIMGFGFASLIASPVIASLISSVGIDRTFYILGTVYFIIMISSSLYLAPPPEGWIPVNKKGNQPAAEIVKSDLSQMTANEAVKTLRFWALWGMLFINVTCGIAIISVASPMAQDIAGLSTAAAAAMVGIMGLFNGFGRIGWASVSDYIGRPNVYTAFFAIQTAAFLLLPNVTNAIVFQALIFLILTCYGGGFASIPAYIGDLFGTKQLGAIHGYILTAWAAAGLAGPLVVSWIRETTDSYSLTLYIFASAFVAALAISLLIRINIKKVRDLNRTSASNAVSHHN
- a CDS encoding DUF1641 domain-containing protein, translated to MAKATKTITRIEKTEEEKRKDDLREVENALIDHKDAIIDTLEILQHMQDRGILPLLKGLFGQGDKVMDILVKTVDKKETTNSLKNLLLMTGVLGMINVKQLEPFLLKVNAGIARVAENKNPSEKTSYFDIARSLKDPEVNRAVTMLISFLKGMGQETEHIEKTTQSKENQARHKNETLE